CGTGATTCGGGGTAAGCGTTTGGAACAAATTGCTAATATGACCGATAGTTCTAATCCAGAAGGTATGCTGCGCCTCTACGATATTTTTAAAAAACTTGGTGTCATGCGTATTTTGCGTCGGGAAAAAGGAGATGATAAAACTAAGGTGCTTATTGGTAAATTGGTGATTAATTATTCAGATATACCGTTTCAGCTATGATTGTCATTGTTGGTTTGGGTAATCCAGGGAAGGATTATCAATATACTAGGCATAATGCTGGGTTTCTCTGTTTAGATGCTTTGCAAACAGCTTGGCAGTTTCCGCAATTTCATAGTGATAAACATTTTCAAGCAGAAATTGCTAAGGGGAAAATGCATGATCAGGATATTTTGTTAGTGAAGCCGCAAACTTTTATGAATCTTTCCGGGCAAAGTGTTTTGGCTGTGCAGCAGTTTTATAAATTACCAGTAAATCATTTTTGGCTTGTCTATGATGAATTGGATTTGCCGATAGGAAAAGTTCGTATTCGTAAAGATGGTTCTAGTGCTGGGCATAATGGTATCAAGTCTATTATTGCAGCCTTAGGCTCTGATCAATTTTATCGTTTTAGAATTGGGGTGAAGCCAGAACATTATCAACCGGGTATGGAAAGACAAAGTACCGTATTAGAAAGATTCTCTGTGCAGGAAGAAGAACATTTGTTCAATGTCTTTGGCGAAGTGCAAAAAGCAATTGAAAAAGAATTAATAACCATTCCTCAAATATGATTGAAGTAGAATTGCGCAGTTTTTTGAATGAAGAACAATATCAAGCGTTGCTAAGCTACTTTCAGGAACATGGGCAATTTGTTAACGAAGAAGAACAAGAAACGCATTATTTTGATTGTGACCAAGACTTGCGGATTCAAAAAAGTACTAAGGGAGCGAAAGTCTGGTTAAAGAAAGGGAATATGCATGATGCAGCCCGAGAAGAAATTGAAATCAAAGTTCCTGCTGACGATTTTGCTAATTTAGCAAAATTATTTGCCGCATTGAACTATGGTGTGAAAGTAAAATGGCTACGTAAACGCTATACTTTTTCCTGGCAAGGAGTAAGTGTAATGTTGGATTATACCAAAGGTTATGGCTGGATTATTGAATTAGAGAAATTAGTGACCGAGGGACAGGAAGTAATCGCCCACGAAGAATTACAAGAAAAGCTTAAAATTTTAAACATTTCTGTAAGTAGCAAAGAAGAGTTCGAAGATCGATATCAATACTACTTGGCGAATTGGCAACACCTTATTGCTGATTAGATCGCTAATTCAATGGCCGGAATAAGACGAATGTCAGTGGCTTTTTCCCCTCTGTCAGCAGGGGCGAAGGTTAGTTTCTTACCTTCACAAAACATACCAGCTAATGGTATTGCTGGATTTTTCTCTACTTGTTCAGCATTGAGCACTACTAAGGTGAGAGTATCTAAAGGTAGGTCGGAAAGTAGATCAAGTAACCTAATACTTAAGGCAGCGCGAACACTACTGACTGTGCTGAGCCCCATTGCTTGATACTTTTTCAATAGGCCAATCACTTGTGTGTCGCTGCTCTTTTTATGTTGTTTTTTATGATCAAAAGGTATTTTCCCTGTCTCGACAATCATGCCTTGCCATACCAATTCTTCTTCTCTGCCATTATTCCACAAGTTATTATCACTAAAGTTGTGCATATAGGGAGCCAGTGCAGCTCCAAACTTCTTAACCAATGCTTGGATCATTGCATCGCGGCTTATTGGTGGGATAAGGATCAGTCGGCTTGCTCTAAAGTCTTTTGTGCGGGCTAATATTTCTGGTGTCACTTGTGCTGCTATGTGCTCCCAGGGGGGAATCGAGGTAATATCGATGCCTAAAGTCTGCCACAGGTGAATTGCTTGGTTATATTGTTCCTGATATCTCTCTAAGGGGGACAATGATAAGGCGAGTGCTTCTCGGGTAGCTGAGACATTATCTTCTCCCCTACGGGGTACTTTACCTTCGATTTCTTCTGGTCCCTTTTTTATCATTTAATTAAGCTAATCCGTTAATATTAACTGAATTAGTATCCCTTAACAATGCTTAGGTATTTACTTTTGCTTCAATAATGAAAGCGCCACAAATGTTCTTGTGCTTTGCTAATTCCTATTCTGCTAGATCGCTGGAAAGTTGTAATCTTTTTGTCGGTGCTTTCGATATATAAAGGTGGGCAAGTAAGTGGCATGCCATCATGCTTGGTAGTAAGTCCATAAGCCTGGCAGACTTTTCCAGGACCATTGGTGAGCTGCTTTGGTGATGTGGTCTTTGTGCTTTTTCCCAGAGAACGATTGCTGAGCATAATATCAGTACCAAGTATGGGGATAATGGATCTAATGAGGATCGCTGAAGGAAAATGCTCTTCTTGAGTAACCACGTTTAAGCAATAATACATGCCATAAATGAAATAAATATAAGCAAAACCAGCCGGACCAAACATAATCCGATTTCTTTGATCCAAACCTCGAGCACCATGGCTAGCTAAGTCGTCGCTACCAATATAGCTTTCTACTTCATTAATTTCTCCTACCAATTTCCCTTGAGGGCTCTCATATACTAAATATTGGCCCAGTAATTCTTCAGCTACCAATAAAGTGGGTCTAGCATAAAATGATGCTGGCAGAATCATAAAGTTTGCTATTTCCTACCGCAAACTCTAATCACAGCTAAAGACTTTGTCTAATGCGTGGCCTTTATCTGATGGCTCTTGCTAAGGCATCGCGCTGGCGCTGTCTTATTTGTTCTTCACGTTGACGATAGTAGGCATCTAGTCTAGCTCTAGCCTCGGCTTTCAACGTATCAATGCGAGCTAGTCTTGCCAAAGCTTTTTCTGCTTCAGTTGGTGCTCTACGTGATCTGTCCTTGTTGTTGTCAGGTAGTGATAGCGATGATGATTTATCACTAGCAGCCAATTGATCTAATGCCTGGTAAACTTCATTGTTCTGTTTTTGGTGGGATGTTACTGCTCTAGTTTCAGGTGAAGAGGCGTTTTGTTGTCTTGCTTGGTAGGTAGGATAATAACCAATTGAATTGGAGTTTGTTACCATAGAGTCACTCAAAGCAGAATTAGCTTGATTAGTCTCTGATGGTGAAATTCCTGTTGTTGGTGTTTCGGTGCTCGCTGTTGGTGCAGTTGGTACTTTAACTTGAGCATGACGATGAACAGTATTTAGCTCTGGTGCTCTAATAGTAACGGACTGTACATTGCTACTACCAGGAAGATTAAGACTGATCGAGAAATTGTGATCTTCACCTACACTTCCTAAATATGCTACGGCTACTTGTTCCCGATTGTTTTTTGTGTGTAATTGATCGACTTGATTTGCTAAACGGTGACCAATATTACTGGCTAAGTAATCTAGTTCACCTGGAGAAAGCGGGGCATTGTCATACATGCGTCGTAATACTTCTTTTCCTTGATCATTGTGCAGAGCGGCATTGATGCCTCTTTCTACACTGGCATTCCTACTTTCTTGTTCTGACAAACCTGCTCGTACAGAGCCGGTTGCTTCGAAGTATTGCTCTTGTGCCTCTACTATTGAAGGCGCTTCATTGGCATCAATGTCAGTAGCAGGTTGAGGAGCTATTACTGTTGTCGTTGCTATGTCAGCGTTTTGTTCCTGGTTTTTTTTGCTACTGATACCAAGTCCACCTAATATACCCAAAAATCCCGCTAGAGCGGCTGTAGCAAACCATCTATTTGCTACTTTTGGTTTTTGTGCCGATGTTTTTTTGACTTCAGCTGGTTTGTCTGCGCGTCTCTTCAACCAGGCTTTGGCTTTTGTTAGCCACCCTTTTACTCCGCCCCTGCTCTCTTGCTCTACTACTGGTCTTTCCGCCATGACAAATTTGCTACTTTCTGGCTCTTCTTGAGCAACTGTTTCTGGACCAGAAGTATTTGTAGTTCCGCTAAAGGTAATCTCTGGCAAACTCAATGGCTGATAAGTGCCGTTTCTCACTTGAATTAAGTAGGAGAGATTATCCACTATCATCCCTACTTCGAAATGAATAAGACTTAATGTAGTTGCCGGCAAATTATTGCGGGCAGGAATATTTTTTATTAAAGCGTCTCGTAAGGTGGTGGCGAGCTGTTGGATGTCAGGAGCAGAAAGTTGGCCGGCTTTGATAGCGACAACCGCCTCTTCAATAGAGTTATCAGCTGGTAAACTTGCCAATCTGCGTAGTTCTCTATAGTGCTGCAGTAATTGATTAGCATAGAATTCTTGCCCATTAAGCTGGGGTAATGGCCTTGTGTTTCGTGCTGTGGTAAATTCAGCTAAGATCGGTTTCCAGCCATTATCATACCGAACAGTTTCGACAACTGGTTCATTGACTTCTTTTGTCGCTACGATGCTTTCAATATTTTCACCTAGCTTTGCCGATAATCCAGTTTGAGTACCCAACATTGCTGAAGGTGAGACTGCTTCCATTCGTTGGGTTGTATTGCCTGAGGCTATATCCACTGATGCTTTTGGTTCTGCGATTCGTAAAGCAATAGTAGTGGCAGGATTTTGCTCTCTGATACTGCGTCGTATTCTTTGAGTAGAAGCTAATGCGTCGCTAATTGCATTAGTAAATCTTCGCGTATTGGTTAGGGACGCAATTGCTCTAATCCTTTCATCAATCCGGCTCAAAACAGTAGCAAGCCGTGCCGGTGTAATGGTCGCTTGGGTGAGCTCATCTAACACTCCTATGGGAGAGAAAAACGCGAAAGGAGGCTTATGTTCCTCAGCGACTTTACTTATTGTCTGGAGACAATCAGCAATGATTTTGATTTCTGTACCATACACAAGTTCAGCATCTCTTGAGGGCTGATCAGGTGTAGTGATCTGTCGTAGTGTGTTTCTGATAGCAGATCCTGCTGCTATGGAGGGTCGTGCTGGTGTGGCTGGACGAACACCACTTTGGACGCCCTCATCTAACAACTTTAATCCTTCTTGAGCCATATTTTATTTTTGTATTCTTCTTATTATACCTCTTTTTTTATCCTCTGCTAATGGGCCTGGCCATATACACGCAATATTGCTTGGATAAGCGTGGCGAAAAGTGGTGGCAAGGGCACAGGTCTAACCCAGTCACTATTGCCAATAATATAGCTTACTGATGCGCCTTTTGCTCGTGAATGAGTAATTTCACCAAATGTGATTGTTATTCTTAGTGCGTCAGCTAGTATGCTGACCTGAAATAATTGGCTTTTTTCTCCTGAAGCAGTAATTTCTTTGGGAACAAATAGGAAGTAGTTGGCTTTGCCCTTTGTTGTGGTCATGGCGATTTTTTGGAGGCCTTGTACTAAGATTTCCCAACGGCTCATTCGCCAATCATCCATTACTACGCTAGTTGTTGTCCGTCTTTCTTTAATGACAGCCTGTAAATTACTAAATGCGGCCCGTAATTTTACGAGGCGTGTAAGACGATGATGCACAATCTCATCAACTTGTTGTCTAGCACTATTGGTAGCCACTATTAATAGTGCTTCCACTACTTCTTTCAGCAGAAAGTTTAGGGCAGGAATTGCTTGGGGGGCTTGATGAAGTTCTTCAGCTTCAGTATCGATACTGACTTGTTGAGCCCTGAGATTAGCATCCGTTCTGACAGTGATCAGTGGATCAGAGGTTCCAATTGGTTCTGCTCGATACAATACGCCAGGGACCATTCCTGTGCCCAGAATTAATGTGTGATTGTGCGACGGTGTCTTAACTTCAAGGCGTTTTCTTTCCCGAGCAAGCTTTTCTAATATAGCTGTGACTTCCTCTTCTAGGGGAAGTGGTGGGGGAACTACATGCAAGCTTGTCCTCATAATTCTAAAATACTGGCCATGAGAGTTGTTGAGCTAGTTCCATAAAGAAGCAATAAAACCGCTCAATCTTTGACGCAAAGTCTTCGATGGTCTTTGCTCATCAAGGTTATGAATGATGGTGTGAGCTGCTCGCGAGTCTACCCAAACTTTTCGGTCAGTAGTCGTCATAGCGCGATATTCAGCAGATGAAGGATCAGCGTAGCGTGTTTTAGGAGCGGTTCTTCTACCACCAAACCAATTACTTACTTTATGCCAGAGATTTTGTAATCTTCCTCTCGATTGGGGACGTTCTGTCTTAGGCTGATAATTAAGAGCATGATTGTACCTCGTAGAGCCTGGCTCTAAGTAGAGTGTACTTTCTCCGCCTTTTTGCAGTGTATGTCTAGGATTTTGAGGGCTTCTAGCTGTACGACGGCGCAATTCATCGGCTAAGCTATAGGCTGACGCATATGCTTGCTCCGCAGGGATTACAGCTGGAACGGTTTCGCCTGATGGTGAGGCAATGACTTCTTGGCCCTCTGACTCAGATCGATTTTCTAAGATAATTGTGCGCAGGCGAACTCTACGAGCTCTGGCTTCCGTATTAGCAGCATCTTTTCCCTCAGTGACAGAATTAAAATGGATAACACGCTGCTCACCGCGGCGAGTGACTTGTACCAAGTTAAAGCCTCTGGATCCATCTTGATAAAGGGTGAATTGGTCGCCAATATTGGTATGTCTGGGACCCACTGGATCATCAATACGATCTAAAGATACGGGACTTTTAGCTCTTTGACTTGCCCAATAGTCAGCCACAGCTTCTGGGGAGAGGCCGCTCGTTAAACTACGATTTCTACGCAACATTGTCTGTACTGCAAACTGTATATTGGCTTGGTAA
This is a stretch of genomic DNA from Candidatus Abawacabacteria bacterium. It encodes these proteins:
- a CDS encoding DNA-3-methyladenine glycosylase codes for the protein MILPASFYARPTLLVAEELLGQYLVYESPQGKLVGEINEVESYIGSDDLASHGARGLDQRNRIMFGPAGFAYIYFIYGMYYCLNVVTQEEHFPSAILIRSIIPILGTDIMLSNRSLGKSTKTTSPKQLTNGPGKVCQAYGLTTKHDGMPLTCPPLYIESTDKKITTFQRSSRIGISKAQEHLWRFHY
- a CDS encoding aminoacyl-tRNA hydrolase, with protein sequence MIVIVGLGNPGKDYQYTRHNAGFLCLDALQTAWQFPQFHSDKHFQAEIAKGKMHDQDILLVKPQTFMNLSGQSVLAVQQFYKLPVNHFWLVYDELDLPIGKVRIRKDGSSAGHNGIKSIIAALGSDQFYRFRIGVKPEHYQPGMERQSTVLERFSVQEEEHLFNVFGEVQKAIEKELITIPQI
- a CDS encoding CYTH domain-containing protein, which encodes MIEVELRSFLNEEQYQALLSYFQEHGQFVNEEEQETHYFDCDQDLRIQKSTKGAKVWLKKGNMHDAAREEIEIKVPADDFANLAKLFAALNYGVKVKWLRKRYTFSWQGVSVMLDYTKGYGWIIELEKLVTEGQEVIAHEELQEKLKILNISVSSKEEFEDRYQYYLANWQHLIAD